One Aphelocoma coerulescens isolate FSJ_1873_10779 chromosome 5, UR_Acoe_1.0, whole genome shotgun sequence DNA segment encodes these proteins:
- the PTGR2 gene encoding prostaglandin reductase 2 gives MIIQRVVLNSRPGKNGVPVAENFRLEQSTIADTVQAGQVRVKTLYLSVDPYMRCRMNEDTGSDYLQPWQLSEVADGGGIGVVEESKHDNLAKGDFVTSFTWPWQTVAILDGSLLQKLVPQLVNGRLSYFLGAAGITGLTALLGIREKGHVTAGENQTMVVSGAAGACGSLAGQIGRLEGCSRVVGIAGTDEKCSILVQEMGFDAAINYKKEEVAKQLRELCPGGVDVYFDNVGGDISDTVISQMNQNSHIILCGQISQYNKDVPYPPPLPPDIEKIQKERNITRERFLVLNYMDKQEASVLQLCQWIQEGKLKVRETVVEGLANIGAAFQSMMNGGNIGKQIVSVSK, from the exons ATGATTATACAAAGAGTAGTGCTGAATTCACGGCCTG GTAAGAATGGAGTGCCAGTGGCCGAAAACTTCCGACTGGAGCAAAGTACAATAGCAGATACAGTCCAAGCAGGACAAGTGCGCGTTAAAACTCTCTACCTCTCAGTGGACCCCTACATG cGCTGCCGAATGAACGAGGACACGGGCTCAGATtacctgcagccctggcagctgtCTGAAGTTGCTGACGGTGGGGGCATCGGGGTTGTGGAGGAGAGCAAGCACGATAACCTTGCTAAAGGAGACTTTGTAACTTCCTTCACTTGGCCCTGGCAGACAGTGGCAATTCTGGATGGAAGCTTGCTACAAAAG CTTGTTCCACAACTTGTAAATGGACGCCTTTCCTACTTTCTGGGTGCAGCTGGCATCACGGGACTGACAGCCCTGTTGGGAATCAGGGAGAAAGGACATGTGACTGCGGGTGAAAATCAGACCATGGTGGTGAGCGGAGCAGCCGGTGCCTGTGGCTCTTTGGCCGGCCAG ATTGGCCGTCTGGAGGGCTGCTCTAGAGTGGTGGGGATCGCTGGCACAGATGAGAAGTGCTCCATTTTGGTCCAAGAAATGGGGTTTGATGCTGCTATCAATTACAAGAAGGAGGAAGTGGCAAAACAGCTACGTGAACTCTGCCCAGGTGGTGTGGATGTTTACTTTGACAATGTTGGTGGAGACATCAGTGATACAGTTATAAGTCAG ATGAATCAGAACAGCCATATCATCCTGTGTGGACAGATTTCTCAGTATAACAAAGATGTGCCTTATCCCCCTCCACTGCCTCCTGACatagaaaaaatacagaaagaaaggaaCATCACAAG GGAAAGATTCTTAGTGTTGAACTACATGGACAAACAAGAAGCTAGTGTATTACAGCTCTGCCAGTGGATCCAAGAGGGTAAACTGAAG GTCAGAGAGACCGTGGTAGAAGGCTTAGCAAACATTGGTG ctgctttccagtccATGATGAATGGAGGCAATATTGGAAAACAGATCGTCTCAGTTTCAAAGTAG